The nucleotide window TCGACACGCCCGCCGACGAGGGGCTTGCAAACACTGCTGCACTGTTCGATGCGACCGGCGAGACACGACTCGTCTATCGGAAACACCACCTTTTTGGCTACCAGTCGGCGGAATCGGAGCTGCTCGTCCCCGGCGAGCGCATCGAGACGGCGACGATCGGCGGCGTCACCGTCGGCGCGACGACGTGTTACGACTTGCGGTTTCCGGAACTCTACCGGCGGCTGATCGACGCCGGCGTGGAGTTGGTACTCGTTCCCAGCGCGTGGCCGTATCCGCGTATCGAACACTGGCAGACGCTCTCTCGGGCGCGCGCGATAGAAAATCAAGCGTTCGTCGCGACGATCAACGGCTCCGGTCACTTCGAGAGCGCGGACGCGACGCTGCTCGGCCGATCGACGGTCTACGATCCGTGGGGTACCACGCTCGCCTCGAGCGGCGACGAGCCGACGCTGGTGACGGCCGATATCGAGCTGGCCACGCTCGAACGGGTCCGTAAGGAGTTCCCGGCGCTTCGGGACCGCCGGCTGTAGGCCGGGAGCGGTTCGCCGACCGCTGTCTTTTTATTCTGTGGCCCGATAGTACGGATGCCGGTTTACGGCGCTTTTCACGTCACGACCGGCACTGCGCGTCGCTCCGGCCCGTCGCACGCTCGTTTCCCGGGAACGAGCGACTCCACGGCTGCCTCCTCGTCTTCGCCCACATCCTCTTTCGTACCTTCATCGGACACGAGCGCTGGCGACGAGAGCCGGGCGACCCGTTGTCCTGTCGGGCCCTCCACGGATCGCCGTAAGTGGCGTCCTCGAGCGACCCGTTGCGAAAAAGTAAGGTAGGGGCTTCGCGTTGGTTCTGACAGGAATGTTCAGGAAGGTTCTGGTAGCGAACCGTGGGGAAATCGCCGTTCGAGTAATGCGTGCGTGCGAGGAGCTAAACGTCGGGACCGTTGCGATCTACTCCGAGGCCGACAAAGACTCCGGACACGTCCGCTACGCCGACGAGGCGTACAACGTCGGCCCAGCCCGCGCGGCCGACTCGTACCTCGACCACGAGGCAGTCATCGACGCCGCACGACGAGCGGACGCCGACGCCATCCACCCCGGCTACGGCTTCCTCGCCGAGAACGCCGAGTTCGCCCGAAAAGTCGAGGAAACCGACGGCATCACCTGGATCGGCCCGTCCGGCGACTCAATGGAAGCCCTCGGTGAGAAGACCAAAGCCCGCTCGATCATGCAGGAGGCCGACGTCCCCATCGTCCCCGGGACGACCGACCCCGTCACCGACCCCGAGGAAGTCAAGGCGTTCGGTGAGGAACATGGCTACCCGATCGCGATCAAGGCCGAAGGCGGCGGTGGCGGCCGCGGCATGAAGGTCGTCTGGGACGAAAGCGAAGTCGAAGACCAACTCGAGAGCGCCCAGCGCGAGGGTGAGGCGTACTTCGACAACGACTCGGTGTACCTTGAGCGCTATCTCGAGAACCCGCGTCACATTGAGGTCCAGATCGTCGCCGACCAACACGGCAACGTCCGACATCTGGGCGAGCGTGACTGCTCGCTCCAGCGCCGCCACCAGAAGGTCATCGAAGAGGGCCCATCGGCGGCGCTGTCGGACGAACTGCGCGAGAAGATCGGCGAGTCGGCCCGTCGGGGTGTCTCCGCGGCCGACTACACCAACGCCGGCACCGTCGAGTTCCTCGTCGAAGAAGATGCCGACCGCGACGGTCCGCTCGGTCCGGACACGAACTTCTACTTCCTCGAGGTCAACACTCGGATTCAGGTCGAGCACACGGTTACCGAGGAGATCACGGGGATCGACATCGTCAAGCGCCAGATCAAGATCGCCGCCGGCGAAGAGATCGACTTCGATCAGGACGACGTCTCGATCAACGGCCACGCGATGGAGTTCCGGATCAATGCCGAGAACGCAGCCAACGACTTCGCGCCCGCGACCGGTGGCACGCTCGAGACGTACGATCCGCCGGGCGGCGTCGGCGTCCGCATGGACGACGCGCTGCGTCAAGGCGACGAACTCGTCACCGACTACGACTCGATGATCGCCAAACTCG belongs to Natronorubrum aibiense and includes:
- a CDS encoding carbon-nitrogen family hydrolase: MTMATDDDTFRLALAQLHIEATDVEDNVERALEAVSRAADRGADLVALPELFNVGYFAFDSYERHAEPFVGETFTRLREAAADHGLAVLAGSIVEDLAATETVDTPADEGLANTAALFDATGETRLVYRKHHLFGYQSAESELLVPGERIETATIGGVTVGATTCYDLRFPELYRRLIDAGVELVLVPSAWPYPRIEHWQTLSRARAIENQAFVATINGSGHFESADATLLGRSTVYDPWGTTLASSGDEPTLVTADIELATLERVRKEFPALRDRRL
- a CDS encoding acetyl-CoA carboxylase biotin carboxylase subunit, translated to MFRKVLVANRGEIAVRVMRACEELNVGTVAIYSEADKDSGHVRYADEAYNVGPARAADSYLDHEAVIDAARRADADAIHPGYGFLAENAEFARKVEETDGITWIGPSGDSMEALGEKTKARSIMQEADVPIVPGTTDPVTDPEEVKAFGEEHGYPIAIKAEGGGGGRGMKVVWDESEVEDQLESAQREGEAYFDNDSVYLERYLENPRHIEVQIVADQHGNVRHLGERDCSLQRRHQKVIEEGPSAALSDELREKIGESARRGVSAADYTNAGTVEFLVEEDADRDGPLGPDTNFYFLEVNTRIQVEHTVTEEITGIDIVKRQIKIAAGEEIDFDQDDVSINGHAMEFRINAENAANDFAPATGGTLETYDPPGGVGVRMDDALRQGDELVTDYDSMIAKLVVWGEDRDECIERSLRALREYEIEGIPTVIPFHRLMLTDEEFVASTHTTKYLDEELDQSRIEDAQEQWGGDTGDGASDDDEESVEREFTVEVNGKRFEVELEEHGAPAIPAGDVDVGGNAQASRPEPAGGSSDEVEIEGDGEVVDAEMQGTILDIEVEVGDEVAAGDVLVVLEAMKMENDIVASSGGTVSEIAVEEDQSVDMGDVLVVLE